A segment of the Caldisericota bacterium genome:
AATCCACGGCACCCAGTCACCGTCAGCGCCGGCAAGATTAAGGCCGAGAGCAAACATTATTCCCAGCATCCAATTGTTAATCGCTAATCGTTTTATCACTTGTCATGTTCCATTTTGCCAGATACGAATCAATGGCTCTTCTGATTTGTTCTGAAGATACGAATCAATGGCTCTTCTGATTTGTTCTGACATGCGAACTTCAATTGTTTTTGATAAAACTTTTAGT
Coding sequences within it:
- a CDS encoding ribbon-helix-helix domain-containing protein, with amino-acid sequence MTKCKKNVITMIMKKITILITDKQHRELKVLSKTIEVRMSEQIRRAIDSYLQNKSEEPLIRIWQNGT